One window of Papaver somniferum cultivar HN1 chromosome 9, ASM357369v1, whole genome shotgun sequence genomic DNA carries:
- the LOC113314039 gene encoding metal-independent phosphoserine phosphatase-like produces MATCVVSSNEPAINGMVGMIADVEVPTEVPHNVAEIVLVRHGETTWNNAGRIQGSLESELNEAGWKQADAIAARLGKELKPAAIYSSDLKRAKNTAQMIAKTCHIPEVIEVPELKERHVGSLQGYYWSEIQEKEPEAYLAFFSSAKDLEIPGGGESFNQLCERSVSALEEIASKHKGERVIVVTHGGVLRAIYMAVTGEASAGKILNASINVVHLTEKKWVFKTWSDVSHLNEVGFLQRGFNGDAFQH; encoded by the exons ATGGCAACTTGTGTTGTTTCTTCAAATGAGCCCGC AATcaacggcatggttggcatgatagCTGACGTTGAGGTTCCAACCGAAGTTCCACACAATGTAGCTGAGATCGTACTAGTTCGACATGGAGAGACCACATGGAACAACGcaggaagaattcaaggaagCTTAGAATCTGAGCTTAATGAGGCTGGATGGAAGCAAGCCGATGCA ATCGCAGCCAGGTTAGGAAAAGAGTTGAAACCTGCGGCCATTTACTCATCAGACCTCAAGCGTGCTAAAAATACCGCCCAAATGATAGCCAAGACTTGCCATATCCCCGAGGTAATAGAAGTACCAGAGTTGAAGGAGAGGCATGTAGGAAGCTTACAAGGTTATTACTGGAGTGAGATTCAAGAGAAAGAGCCCGAGGCTTACCTTGCTTTCTTCTCTTCTGCGAAGGACCTTGAAATACCT GGCGGAGGAGAGAGCTTTAATCAGCTATGTGAGAGATCAGTTTCTGCTCTTGAAGAAATTGCATCCAAACACAAAG GTGAACGAGTTATCGTAGTGACACACGGCGGTGTTTTAAGAGCCATTTACATGGCCGTTACTGGTGAAGCCAGTGCAGGAAAAATATTGAACGCTTCAATAAATGTAGTCCATCTAACTGAGAAGAAATGGGTATTTAAGACATGGAGTGATGTTAGTCACCTTAATGAAGTCGGATTTCTTCAACGCGGATTCAATGGAGATGCCTTTCAACACTAA
- the LOC113312858 gene encoding uncharacterized protein LOC113312858, giving the protein MEKAFDNIKWKTFFSANISILVNGSSTEKFRPSKGLRQGDSLSPFLFLLVVEVPSKLIKDAALRGQIHGFKVAENDIEVTHLQFADNTLIFINADDVELRRLLLILSTFEMLTGMKLNLDKS; this is encoded by the exons ATGGAGAAGGCATTCGATAATATCAAATGGAAGACTTTTTT TTCCGCAAACATTTCTATCTTGGTTAATGGGAGTTCCACGGAGAAGTTTAGACCTTCTAAAGGCCTGCGACAAGGAGACTCTTTGTCTCCATTTTTGTTTCTGCTAGTTGTAGAGGTGCCTTCTAAACTTATTAAAGATGCTGCTCTTAGAGGACAGATACATGGTTTTAAGGTTGCTGAAAATGATATTGAGGTGACTCATTTGCAGTTTGCGGACAATACCCTCATATTTATTAAtgctgatgatgttgaattgagaAGGTTGCTACTTATCTTGTCTACTTTTGAGATGCTGACAGGGATGAAGCTGAACCTAGACAAAAGCTGA